The Elaeis guineensis isolate ETL-2024a chromosome 13, EG11, whole genome shotgun sequence genome includes a region encoding these proteins:
- the LOC105060594 gene encoding uncharacterized protein, whose product MKPGRESSGGDGGGRTVAEQLLDIAEELLDSRDLVGTKRFAERALESDPLVAGADEVLAVANVLLASQRRLNNQCHWYAILQLDSSTPAGRDPAAVRRQYRRLALLLCPDRNRHRGASDASKLVADAWSVLSDPSKKALFDLELDIATAHGELPPSSSATPTSPAPSPPRPDPTFWTACLSCCHVHQYDRAYEDRNLRCPKCRQAFRATALAAPPPIVPGTEMYYCSWGFFPLGFPIGPSFSGVSASVGMPSFGSEWKPFYPMFPLSASHQSQEPPVQRNAPMNTPESPAGSSPRNAPEKVTPLSSYAPDKVISLGSNRKVVAKKSVGSCLRKRALVSEAAKRSLEGTAARPVIIDINEDGES is encoded by the coding sequence ATGAAACCCGGCCGCGAATCCAGCGGTGGCGATGGCGGTGGCCGGACGGTGGCGGAGCAGTTGTTGGACATCGCAGAGGAACTGCTCGACTCGCGGGACCTCGTAGGTACCAAGCGGTTCGCGGAGCGCGCCCTCGAGTCCGACCCCCTCGTCGCCGGCGCCGACGAGGTCCTCGCCGTCGCTAACGTCCTCCTCGCCTCCCAGCGCCGCCTCAACAACCAATGTCACTGGTACGCAATCCTCCAGCTTGACTCCTCCACCCCCGCCGGTCGCGACCCCGCTGCTGTTCGCCGCCAATACCGCCGCCTCGCCCTCCTCCTCTGCCCGGACCGGAACCGCCACCGCGGCGCCTCCGATGCCTCTAAGCTTGTCGCAGATGCGTGGTCTGTCCTCTCCGACCCTTCAAAGAAGGCTCTTTTCGACCTCGAGCTTGACATCGCCACCGCCCACGGCGAGCTTCCTCCCTCCTCCTCCGCCACCCCTACGTCCCCAGCTCCTTCGCCTCCAAGGCCCGACCCGACGTTTTGGACCGCCTGCCTCTCCTGCTGCCACGTTCACCAGTACGACCGCGCCTATGAGGACCGCAACCTTCGGTGTCCGAAATGCCGGCAGGCCTTCCGCGCCACCGCGCTTGCGGCGCCGCCGCCCATCGTACCCGGCACAGAGATGTACTACTGCTCCTGGGGTTTCTTCCCACTGGGGTTCCCCATCGGGCCGAGCTTTAGTGGTGTCTCAGCTTCGGTTGGCATGCCAAGCTTCGGTTCTGAGTGGAAGCCCTTCTATCCAATGTTCCCGTTGAGTGCTTCCCACCAGTCTCAAGAGCCACCTGTTCAGAGAAATGCGCCAATGAACACTCCAGAGTCCCCGGCTGGTAGTTCGCCGAGGAATGCACCGGAAAAGGTGACACCTTTATCAAGTTATGCACCAGACAAGGTGATTTCTTTGGGCTCAAACAGGAAGGTGGTGGCGAAAAAGTCAGTTGGGAGCTGTCTGAGAAAGAGGGCTTTGGTTTCAGAGGCTGCGAAAAGGAGTTTGGAGGGCACTGCAGCGAGGCCGGTGATTATAGATATAAATGAAGATGGTGAGAGCTGA